In Rhodopirellula islandica, the following proteins share a genomic window:
- a CDS encoding AI-2E family transporter, which yields MDDTGFARRVLIASGITLLVVAVAALFYVARNLVPLIFGAILIAVVLNQLATVLGRLVPASLSHTARVGWVISAVALLSCVMLYSFANSAVDKATQFKDRIESSVQESFESFKTQPLVEDHLKDDAKLSSMMPSSGKSIGLAKNFFTSAFGGMADFLILLILSIYFAISPDKYRVGAIRLLPTGWRDKTSDLLSDSSTTLWRWMIGRLIAMALVGIVFGIGLAVIGVPMPLELGVFAGLVTFIPNIGGIAAVVPALLLASQEGTTALISVLVLYLVIQTIESYLITPMVQEHQVELPPAMVILAQIVGGLVFGFWGIVFATPMFAVSMLWIKQVYVEDWLES from the coding sequence ATGGATGACACTGGTTTTGCACGACGCGTTCTGATTGCCAGCGGCATCACGCTGCTCGTCGTGGCGGTTGCGGCATTGTTCTACGTTGCTCGGAATTTGGTGCCGTTGATCTTCGGGGCGATTCTGATTGCGGTGGTGCTGAACCAACTGGCCACGGTTCTGGGACGCTTGGTACCAGCATCGCTGTCTCATACAGCACGGGTCGGATGGGTGATCTCAGCGGTTGCATTGCTGTCCTGTGTCATGTTGTATTCGTTCGCCAATTCGGCGGTGGACAAAGCCACTCAGTTCAAGGACCGAATCGAAAGTTCAGTTCAAGAATCCTTTGAGTCGTTCAAGACGCAACCGTTGGTGGAAGATCATTTGAAGGACGATGCGAAGCTCAGTTCGATGATGCCTTCGTCAGGCAAGTCGATTGGATTGGCCAAGAATTTCTTCACGTCCGCGTTCGGTGGAATGGCGGACTTCCTGATTCTGTTGATCCTGTCCATCTACTTCGCAATCAGTCCCGACAAGTACCGCGTTGGTGCGATTCGGCTGTTGCCAACGGGGTGGCGTGACAAGACTTCTGATTTGCTCTCCGATTCTTCGACAACGTTGTGGCGGTGGATGATCGGTCGTTTGATTGCGATGGCGCTGGTGGGAATCGTGTTCGGAATCGGATTGGCTGTGATCGGCGTTCCGATGCCCTTGGAATTGGGGGTGTTCGCTGGTTTGGTGACGTTCATCCCGAACATTGGCGGGATCGCGGCAGTGGTGCCTGCGTTGTTGTTGGCATCCCAGGAGGGAACAACGGCCTTGATCAGCGTGCTGGTTCTCTATCTGGTGATCCAGACGATTGAAAGCTACCTGATCACGCCGATGGTTCAAGAACACCAAGTCGAACTTCCGCCAGCAATGGTGATCTTGGCGCAGATCGTCGGCGGGTTGGTCTTTGGATTCTGGGGAATCGTGTTTGCCACGCCAATGTTCGCGGTCAGCATGCTGTGGATCAAACAGGTCTACGTCGAGGACTGGTTGGAGAGTTGA
- a CDS encoding mechanosensitive ion channel family protein has translation MKTDSQFSRGRRWSVWTAFCVCLFVSLNHAEGQDANETEPTVETNAPAETVAVQNIVDDDAIRDRLTEIFDSAQNAGWLTDVEVQLQSGIVTIRGKADTDEHRQWAENVARKTEDVVAVINELAIDSAVNLESTRDVVSKSLDSLWTDFLVRSPLLVAALVVVLITSLLSKLASWVIHRLLDKRGMRTSLKDLINQLTLIAIWIVGLLIATVVAFPGMTPSKALTVLGLGSVAIGFAFKDIFENFFAGILILWGYPFDRGDFITCGDVTGEVKQITIRNTLIRKLDGELAVVPNATLFKNNVDVLTSQPQRRVRIICGVAYDEDVDQSRDVIKQAVQSCESVQGKRTVEVFAKEFADSSINFEVAWWAGSKPLDIRRSRDEVVAAIKRELDGAGIEIPFPYRTLTFKNPEQLGFQSPEPSIQTGESDKFHSSQTDESDS, from the coding sequence ATGAAAACTGATTCACAATTCAGTCGCGGGCGTCGGTGGTCGGTCTGGACAGCGTTCTGTGTGTGCCTCTTCGTGAGCCTGAATCACGCGGAGGGGCAAGACGCAAACGAGACGGAACCCACGGTGGAAACCAATGCTCCCGCGGAAACCGTCGCCGTGCAGAACATTGTCGACGACGATGCGATTCGTGATCGACTGACGGAGATTTTTGACTCCGCCCAAAACGCTGGCTGGCTGACCGATGTGGAGGTCCAGTTGCAAAGCGGCATTGTCACGATCCGAGGGAAGGCTGACACGGACGAACACCGGCAGTGGGCCGAGAACGTGGCTCGGAAAACGGAAGACGTGGTCGCGGTGATCAACGAGTTGGCGATTGACAGTGCGGTGAATTTGGAATCAACCCGCGATGTCGTCAGCAAATCCCTGGACTCGCTGTGGACCGATTTTCTGGTTCGGTCTCCTTTGTTGGTCGCGGCGTTGGTGGTGGTTCTCATCACGTCATTGCTTTCGAAGCTCGCGAGCTGGGTGATTCACCGATTGCTGGACAAACGCGGGATGCGAACCAGTCTCAAGGACTTGATCAATCAATTGACGTTGATTGCAATCTGGATTGTGGGGTTGCTGATCGCAACCGTTGTTGCTTTTCCCGGGATGACACCCTCCAAGGCCTTGACCGTGCTGGGGCTGGGTTCCGTCGCGATCGGTTTTGCATTCAAGGATATCTTCGAAAACTTCTTCGCCGGGATTTTGATTTTGTGGGGCTACCCGTTTGACCGAGGTGACTTCATCACCTGTGGTGACGTGACAGGAGAGGTCAAGCAAATCACGATTCGCAACACTTTGATCCGCAAGCTGGATGGTGAGTTGGCCGTCGTTCCCAATGCGACGCTGTTCAAAAACAATGTGGACGTGCTAACCAGTCAGCCACAGCGTCGAGTGAGAATCATCTGTGGGGTCGCCTACGACGAAGACGTCGATCAATCTCGCGATGTGATCAAGCAAGCGGTTCAGTCTTGCGAGAGTGTCCAAGGCAAGCGGACTGTCGAGGTCTTTGCAAAAGAATTCGCGGACTCCAGCATCAACTTTGAGGTTGCCTGGTGGGCCGGATCCAAGCCCTTGGATATCCGTCGCAGTCGCGACGAGGTGGTTGCGGCGATCAAGCGAGAACTGGATGGAGCCGGAATTGAAATTCCATTCCCGTATCGGACACTGACCTTTAAAAACCCGGAACAGCTTGGTTTTCAGTCGCCTGAACCATCCATTCAAACTGGCGAGTCGGACAAGTTTCACTCCTCTCAAACAGACGAAAGCGATTCCTGA
- a CDS encoding DUF2254 domain-containing protein, whose translation MQQLIYRIKGSYWFIPSLMVFSAIVLSQLTIWLDRTLGYTWLQDYWFTSMNQPDGARALLATVAGSMITVAGVTFSLTILAVSHATSHFGPRLLDNFMRDRGNQITLGTFVATFLYCLLVLRVVRGGSVPESWDLTVEAFVPQLSLFLSLVLTIASVGELIYFIHHVPDSIHISTVLRRLSIDMSNKFDELYPETMGQALEEEQDVPSLSNDFLHVVTSEGAGYLQGIDDEQLIRFAKEQQAVVRLVKRPGDFVCRSEVIAEVTRITGWSDDDARQIRRGFAIGYSRTPTQDVFFILNEFVEVATRALSPGVNDPFTAMQCIDWLSDGLIQLSQRKLPTRYRMDENEELRIITTEVTRADFVQSMIWQLVPYVRGDRNVSQYFIASLERVIQISDCKTLNQLIEEPIRTLEQAWQDEN comes from the coding sequence TTGCAACAGCTCATTTACCGAATCAAAGGAAGCTACTGGTTCATTCCCTCGTTGATGGTCTTTTCAGCGATCGTGCTTTCCCAGTTGACGATCTGGCTTGACCGTACCCTCGGGTACACCTGGTTGCAGGACTATTGGTTCACGTCGATGAATCAACCCGACGGGGCTCGGGCGTTGTTGGCGACGGTCGCAGGATCGATGATCACGGTCGCCGGCGTCACATTTTCGTTGACGATTCTCGCGGTGTCGCATGCAACATCGCACTTTGGTCCGCGATTGCTGGACAACTTCATGCGAGATCGCGGCAACCAAATCACGTTGGGGACATTCGTCGCGACGTTTCTGTATTGCTTGCTGGTGTTGCGGGTCGTGCGCGGCGGGTCGGTTCCTGAGAGTTGGGACTTGACGGTGGAGGCCTTTGTTCCACAGCTTTCGTTGTTTCTCAGTTTGGTGCTGACCATCGCCAGTGTCGGTGAGCTGATCTACTTCATTCACCATGTGCCTGACAGCATTCACATTTCGACCGTGCTGCGTCGGCTATCGATCGACATGTCGAACAAATTTGACGAGTTGTATCCTGAGACGATGGGACAAGCCTTGGAGGAAGAGCAGGATGTCCCGAGTCTTTCCAATGATTTTCTGCATGTGGTGACGTCGGAGGGGGCGGGGTACCTGCAAGGGATCGACGACGAGCAACTGATTCGGTTTGCGAAGGAACAGCAAGCGGTGGTGCGATTGGTCAAGCGTCCGGGAGATTTTGTCTGCCGCAGTGAAGTCATTGCTGAGGTCACCCGAATCACGGGCTGGAGCGACGACGACGCACGTCAGATTCGACGCGGCTTCGCGATTGGCTATTCACGCACGCCGACTCAGGATGTGTTTTTCATCCTCAACGAATTTGTGGAAGTCGCGACCCGGGCGCTGTCGCCGGGCGTGAATGACCCCTTCACTGCCATGCAGTGCATCGACTGGTTGTCGGATGGATTGATTCAGCTGTCACAGCGAAAGCTGCCGACACGCTACCGCATGGATGAGAACGAGGAGCTGCGAATCATCACGACGGAGGTCACGCGGGCGGATTTCGTTCAGTCAATGATTTGGCAGTTGGTTCCCTATGTTCGTGGTGATCGAAATGTTTCGCAGTATTTCATTGCGTCCCTGGAACGCGTGATTCAGATCTCAGACTGCAAGACGCTCAACCAGTTGATCGAAGAACCCATCCGTACTCTCGAACAGGCCTGGCAAGATGAAAACTGA
- a CDS encoding mechanosensitive ion channel family protein: MNVSCRALLVLVLGLAVCGEHALSQDETPTADDVAAEVTGSETESTKKAVQVADEVQVDPVNSDQRIESRLQEIMEATGWFDKPEVKVDRGVAFLSGTSDTKSHREWAESTAIKTSDVVAVVNRLKVAELPLWNFAPAIASLKQLGREATGVLPLVLVAIAVSIVSYFLARVGAGLTRWFTRSRIESSLLRQVAGNVVAVLIFIIGTYVALRVSGLTRLAVTVLGGTGLVGLALGFAFRDIAENYLASILLSLNHPFRVGDLIEVEGAKGFVRKVTTRGTVLNTLEGNQIQMPNSTVFKGKIINYTATPLSRQDFTVGIGFEDSIVEAQEIVMSVLKDHVGVVDDPAAIAIVESLGSATVNLRVYYWFDQTTHSPLKVSSSVIRLVKQKLTEAGISMPDEARELVFPRGVPVQMVDQLPTTPPALPQRSPSVTEPTTSVGEGDLGPEQGEVLRATEDDETVEGEANLIA, translated from the coding sequence ATGAATGTTTCGTGCAGGGCGCTGCTTGTGTTGGTGCTCGGCTTGGCCGTGTGTGGAGAGCATGCCCTTTCACAAGACGAAACTCCAACCGCCGACGATGTGGCCGCGGAAGTGACTGGCAGTGAAACGGAATCGACGAAGAAGGCAGTGCAGGTCGCCGACGAAGTGCAGGTCGATCCCGTCAACAGTGATCAGCGAATCGAGTCACGGTTGCAGGAGATCATGGAGGCGACCGGCTGGTTCGACAAACCGGAGGTGAAGGTCGATCGTGGTGTCGCGTTTCTCAGCGGCACATCGGACACAAAGAGTCATCGAGAATGGGCCGAGTCGACGGCAATCAAAACGTCTGACGTGGTTGCGGTTGTCAATCGGCTCAAAGTCGCTGAGTTGCCTCTTTGGAATTTTGCTCCCGCGATAGCATCCCTCAAGCAACTCGGCCGCGAGGCGACCGGAGTGTTGCCGCTCGTGCTGGTTGCGATCGCAGTTTCAATCGTGTCCTATTTCCTGGCCCGAGTTGGAGCTGGATTGACACGTTGGTTCACTCGTTCGCGGATTGAAAGTTCGCTGTTGCGTCAAGTTGCCGGGAACGTGGTTGCGGTGCTGATCTTCATCATCGGCACCTACGTCGCTCTTCGGGTTTCGGGGCTGACCCGATTGGCGGTCACGGTTTTGGGCGGCACCGGTTTGGTTGGATTGGCTTTGGGATTTGCTTTTCGAGACATCGCCGAAAACTACTTGGCCAGCATCCTGCTCTCGCTCAATCATCCATTCCGGGTCGGTGATCTGATTGAAGTGGAAGGGGCCAAGGGCTTTGTTCGCAAGGTCACGACGCGCGGGACGGTTTTAAACACCCTGGAAGGCAACCAGATTCAGATGCCCAACAGCACGGTCTTCAAAGGGAAGATCATCAATTACACCGCGACCCCGCTGAGCCGCCAGGATTTCACCGTGGGGATAGGATTTGAAGATTCAATCGTGGAAGCTCAGGAGATCGTGATGTCGGTCTTGAAGGATCACGTTGGCGTGGTGGATGATCCGGCGGCCATTGCGATTGTTGAATCGCTGGGGTCAGCGACCGTCAATTTGCGTGTCTACTACTGGTTCGACCAAACGACGCATTCGCCTCTGAAGGTCAGCAGCAGTGTCATCCGACTGGTGAAACAGAAACTCACGGAAGCAGGAATCAGCATGCCCGATGAAGCTCGCGAATTGGTTTTCCCTCGAGGTGTGCCCGTGCAGATGGTGGATCAGTTGCCTACCACGCCACCTGCACTGCCGCAGAGGTCTCCGTCAGTCACCGAACCCACCACGTCGGTTGGCGAAGGAGACTTGGGCCCAGAGCAAGGCGAAGTGCTGCGAGCGACCGAGGACGACGAAACCGTCGAGGGTGAGGCGAACTTGATCGCATGA
- a CDS encoding YheT family hydrolase, with amino-acid sequence MPDACPTDADDSTPSARRIDSIEPFDPHPLCRGGWLQTLSVKWLNPQLDLQSRPDAIAISVPDDHTPPDEMSGYYFPATQNSGSKPLVTIFHGMGGHALSRYMRSLGQRLNTSGFDVLLWNHRGAGRSSSNCSRFHHPGLTADICHLTEHLKAERSDWTRNGLACVAFSLGANVMLKYLAESGSKSNFDAAVSVSAPLDMSITSRNLQTGSNRVFDQYLLNKQRDELLRSSAKLTEKERGTLESVSSVWELDDEFTAPRFGYEGAEAYYADNSAIDSLQRIRTPTLLLHAKDDPVVVPDVFEGIEWENNVALHPILCDSGGHTGFLDRNRQRWHESAAIAFFESFQ; translated from the coding sequence ATGCCTGATGCCTGTCCGACAGACGCGGACGATTCCACCCCTTCCGCGAGACGCATTGATTCCATTGAGCCCTTTGATCCACATCCCCTTTGCCGTGGAGGCTGGCTGCAAACACTCTCGGTCAAATGGTTGAATCCACAGCTCGATTTGCAATCTCGACCGGATGCCATCGCCATCTCAGTGCCCGACGATCACACGCCTCCGGACGAGATGAGTGGCTACTACTTTCCAGCCACGCAGAACTCTGGAAGCAAACCACTGGTGACGATATTTCATGGGATGGGCGGCCACGCGCTCAGCCGGTACATGCGTTCGCTTGGGCAACGGCTCAACACCAGCGGATTTGATGTCTTGCTTTGGAACCACCGCGGCGCAGGACGATCCTCCTCAAATTGCTCGCGATTTCATCACCCGGGCTTGACCGCGGACATTTGCCATCTGACCGAACACCTGAAAGCAGAACGATCAGACTGGACCAGAAACGGTCTCGCCTGCGTTGCGTTCTCTCTAGGAGCCAATGTGATGTTGAAGTACTTGGCAGAATCGGGTTCGAAGTCGAACTTCGACGCCGCGGTCAGTGTGTCCGCCCCGCTCGACATGAGCATCACTTCACGAAATCTACAAACGGGATCGAACCGCGTGTTCGATCAATACCTGCTGAACAAACAACGCGATGAACTCCTCCGAAGCTCGGCAAAGCTGACTGAGAAAGAACGAGGCACGCTCGAATCAGTCTCCTCCGTCTGGGAGCTCGATGACGAATTCACAGCGCCCCGTTTTGGGTACGAGGGAGCAGAAGCCTATTACGCAGACAACTCAGCGATCGATTCCCTGCAAAGGATCCGCACGCCGACGCTACTGTTGCATGCGAAAGACGATCCCGTTGTTGTTCCGGATGTCTTCGAAGGCATTGAATGGGAAAACAACGTGGCTTTGCACCCCATACTGTGCGATTCCGGTGGTCACACGGGATTCCTTGATCGGAACCGTCAGCGCTGGCATGAATCCGCGGCCATCGCATTTTTCGAATCGTTTCAGTGA
- a CDS encoding TIGR03067 domain-containing protein has product MSRYSMFAVLPCLVFASIVPAQGDEHTQPLLKRLAGVWDVEEGVNQGEEIPEDELEGTIMKIEKNMIITYDREKREVYRALFTVDETKKPVQIDMTTEMKGMPPMKSLGIIQMEEGDEFELCYALPGADRPKEFQSPKGSKVMLFEAERED; this is encoded by the coding sequence ATGTCACGCTATTCGATGTTCGCCGTTTTGCCTTGTCTCGTCTTCGCCTCCATCGTTCCAGCTCAGGGTGACGAACACACGCAGCCGCTGCTCAAACGCTTGGCAGGCGTTTGGGACGTGGAAGAGGGCGTGAATCAGGGGGAAGAGATTCCCGAGGATGAATTGGAGGGGACAATCATGAAGATCGAGAAGAACATGATCATCACCTACGATCGCGAGAAGCGTGAGGTGTACCGAGCCTTGTTCACCGTTGACGAAACGAAGAAGCCCGTTCAGATCGACATGACAACCGAGATGAAAGGAATGCCTCCGATGAAATCGCTCGGCATCATTCAAATGGAGGAGGGTGACGAGTTTGAACTTTGCTATGCCTTGCCGGGCGCCGATCGGCCGAAGGAGTTTCAATCTCCGAAAGGAAGCAAAGTGATGCTGTTTGAAGCCGAACGGGAAGACTGA
- a CDS encoding CsbD family protein encodes MVNRQELQGHWNEVKGRLKENWGQLTEDDLQQARGSAEQLVGVVQQKTGATQNEIEKFLDSVLNRNFGDQASETVQQYSEAAQAAAADAAAYARQNYQRLASQSGEYGAKLADTVRTRPGESLAIAFGLGIAAGALLFFGNKK; translated from the coding sequence ATGGTTAATCGTCAAGAACTGCAGGGTCACTGGAACGAAGTCAAAGGTCGCCTGAAAGAGAACTGGGGCCAATTGACCGAGGACGACCTGCAACAAGCACGCGGCTCAGCCGAGCAACTTGTCGGCGTAGTGCAGCAAAAAACGGGTGCCACTCAGAACGAGATCGAGAAGTTTCTCGACAGCGTGCTGAATCGCAACTTCGGTGACCAGGCCTCCGAAACCGTCCAGCAGTACAGTGAGGCAGCCCAAGCCGCCGCCGCGGATGCCGCCGCCTACGCTCGCCAGAATTACCAGCGTCTGGCCTCCCAGTCCGGCGAGTACGGGGCCAAGTTGGCCGACACCGTGCGAACCCGTCCAGGCGAATCACTCGCGATCGCATTTGGATTGGGAATCGCCGCTGGCGCACTGTTGTTCTTCGGAAACAAGAAGTGA
- a CDS encoding phage holin family protein produces MPNNASIQKVLRDVLDLCELQLQLMSVDAQAAKRKLTTAAIFALIALALAGSALTVSLVGLGFLLDEMTELSTGGALLTLAVVTFAVVGSFLFIAAKAIQAATDAMSETKSELAENVRWLKATMLSPSTSARNQLRRESFQTHREPPHYHSPEPVTPLPQR; encoded by the coding sequence ATGCCAAACAATGCCAGCATTCAAAAAGTCCTCCGGGATGTGCTTGACCTCTGCGAACTGCAACTGCAGTTGATGTCGGTCGATGCTCAGGCTGCGAAACGCAAACTGACCACCGCGGCAATCTTTGCACTCATCGCGCTCGCACTCGCGGGATCCGCGTTGACCGTGTCCCTGGTTGGCTTGGGATTCCTACTCGACGAGATGACGGAATTGTCGACGGGTGGCGCCTTGCTGACGCTCGCCGTCGTGACCTTTGCCGTTGTGGGCAGCTTCCTGTTCATCGCTGCGAAGGCAATCCAGGCCGCGACCGATGCAATGTCCGAAACCAAGTCGGAGTTGGCTGAAAACGTTCGTTGGCTCAAGGCCACGATGCTTTCGCCGTCCACTTCCGCACGAAATCAGCTGCGTCGAGAGTCCTTTCAAACGCATCGTGAGCCGCCTCACTATCACTCACCCGAACCTGTCACTCCACTTCCTCAAAGGTAA
- a CDS encoding DUF4235 domain-containing protein, with translation MHEQLEQLKERTTDLFADEPDGRNQGIGQTENAIAFAAAIGCTFLVRQALQVGWRAALKRDPPKNPASHEVQWREALMWGAVSGAIVGAARIASRRASSSAYRSMRSVS, from the coding sequence ATGCACGAACAACTTGAACAGCTCAAGGAACGGACCACAGATCTGTTTGCAGACGAACCCGATGGCCGCAACCAAGGCATTGGGCAGACTGAAAATGCCATCGCTTTCGCAGCAGCGATCGGCTGCACCTTTCTGGTTCGACAAGCGTTGCAAGTGGGATGGCGTGCTGCCTTGAAGCGAGATCCACCGAAAAACCCAGCTTCCCATGAGGTTCAGTGGCGAGAGGCATTGATGTGGGGCGCGGTGTCGGGCGCCATCGTCGGTGCTGCCCGGATTGCTTCCCGCCGGGCATCCTCCTCGGCCTATCGCTCAATGCGATCCGTCTCATGA
- a CDS encoding M20 family metallopeptidase produces MMIEQSLLDRLQALSRSHAMKMREVRRYLHRHPELSGQEYRSTDFLAEIVTDLGLHPKLADDNRGLYVDIGEELQLGRTAIRADIDALPIQSLVQQEYASDTEQVMHACGHDAHSAIAYGVAAILAELARDGFPVNSRVIFQPEEETSRGGLHMIRSGALQGVRSAIALHVDPTRPVGTIGIREGAFTAGCDLFTVEMTGPGGHGARPHLTGDLVGAASQWVTDIYRRVPRAIDARDAVVINVGSFHTGNAPNVVPSNASLSGTLRTLSSESAERAKEMMAEISRAIASIHSCRIDLNFGQHTPPVINDVTVARRLRKAGEEILGEANVREITQPSMGAEDFAFMAQQVPAAMFRLGVAGMDLGSEPLHTPKFDIDESALPIGASVLALAAFQDTADSDSSFNEFPNLNSPRFQ; encoded by the coding sequence ATGATGATCGAACAGAGTCTGCTTGACCGCTTGCAAGCCCTGTCGCGTTCCCACGCCATGAAAATGCGAGAGGTGCGCCGCTACCTCCATCGACATCCGGAACTCTCTGGCCAGGAGTATCGCTCGACTGACTTCCTCGCCGAGATCGTCACCGATCTGGGACTCCATCCCAAGCTCGCCGACGACAACCGTGGTTTGTACGTCGACATCGGGGAAGAACTGCAACTCGGACGAACCGCCATCCGCGCCGACATTGATGCGCTGCCGATTCAGTCGCTGGTCCAACAGGAATACGCCAGCGACACCGAGCAAGTCATGCATGCCTGCGGGCATGACGCTCACTCTGCGATCGCCTATGGCGTCGCTGCGATCCTCGCGGAACTCGCTCGCGATGGCTTTCCTGTTAACTCCCGCGTGATCTTTCAACCGGAAGAAGAAACCAGCCGCGGCGGGCTTCACATGATTCGGTCGGGCGCCCTCCAAGGAGTGAGATCGGCAATTGCACTGCACGTGGACCCCACGCGTCCTGTCGGCACCATCGGAATTCGCGAGGGAGCCTTCACGGCGGGATGTGATCTGTTCACGGTGGAGATGACCGGCCCCGGTGGCCACGGCGCAAGGCCTCATTTGACCGGCGACTTGGTCGGGGCGGCTTCCCAATGGGTGACGGATATCTACCGTCGTGTTCCCCGCGCGATCGACGCACGCGATGCGGTTGTGATCAACGTTGGCAGCTTTCACACCGGAAATGCACCCAACGTCGTCCCTTCCAACGCCTCGCTCAGCGGCACCCTTCGCACGCTCTCATCCGAAAGCGCCGAGCGCGCAAAAGAAATGATGGCAGAGATTTCGCGAGCGATTGCATCGATTCATTCCTGCCGAATTGACTTGAACTTCGGGCAACACACACCGCCTGTTATCAACGACGTCACCGTCGCTCGGCGACTTCGAAAAGCGGGCGAGGAGATTCTGGGCGAAGCAAACGTACGTGAAATCACGCAACCCAGCATGGGTGCCGAGGACTTTGCGTTCATGGCACAGCAGGTCCCCGCCGCCATGTTCCGACTCGGCGTTGCGGGCATGGACCTGGGCAGCGAACCGCTTCACACACCCAAGTTCGACATTGACGAATCCGCGTTGCCGATCGGCGCCAGCGTCCTGGCTCTGGCTGCGTTCCAAGACACGGCAGATTCCGATTCGTCATTCAACGAATTTCCAAATTTGAATTCGCCTCGCTTTCAGTGA
- a CDS encoding glutamate--cysteine ligase 2, which yields MSYTIPTIGVEEEYQLVDPQNGELIPNCKEVMQTIRRNRGSQEVGSEIQHELHLNQIEMASDVCSSLEEVRNALHQTRHLLIEAARSNETELAAAGTNPLAVPEDEALTPKDRYLAMTDRYQQIARELFIFGCHVHVAMEDRELGIQVMNRCRRWLPILQAITANSPFWNGVDTGYASYRRELWAQWPMAGPPPQFESLADYSRCVDDLVACGAIRDESFLYWDIRLPTRVPTIEFRAADVMTHVEETVGYVGIVRAIVMLAISEAEHQRPIAAIHPSVLSYSIWHAARYGMSDQLIDPASCEKIPAADLLARLMAALQPALLATGEARPVEAFVNQLLATGTGADRQRRGGNLSNVVAQVVAETVPTAMAT from the coding sequence ATGTCGTACACCATCCCGACCATCGGCGTCGAAGAAGAATACCAACTGGTCGACCCTCAAAACGGCGAATTGATCCCGAACTGCAAGGAGGTGATGCAGACGATTCGTCGCAATCGTGGCTCCCAGGAGGTCGGATCAGAAATCCAACATGAACTGCATCTGAATCAAATCGAGATGGCTTCCGATGTTTGCAGCAGCCTGGAAGAGGTTCGAAATGCCCTCCATCAAACGCGTCACCTGTTGATCGAAGCCGCCCGATCAAACGAGACCGAGCTTGCCGCAGCCGGCACGAATCCGCTGGCAGTGCCCGAAGATGAGGCCCTGACACCCAAGGACCGATACCTGGCGATGACAGATCGATACCAACAGATCGCTCGCGAATTGTTCATCTTCGGCTGTCACGTGCATGTCGCGATGGAAGACCGAGAACTCGGGATTCAAGTCATGAACCGTTGCCGGCGTTGGCTCCCAATCCTGCAAGCGATCACCGCCAACTCGCCATTCTGGAACGGAGTGGACACGGGCTACGCGAGCTACCGCCGTGAACTGTGGGCTCAATGGCCGATGGCCGGGCCGCCCCCACAGTTCGAGTCACTCGCTGACTATTCAAGGTGCGTTGATGACTTGGTGGCATGCGGCGCGATCCGAGACGAAAGCTTTCTCTACTGGGACATCCGATTGCCAACTCGTGTGCCAACCATTGAGTTTCGAGCGGCGGACGTCATGACCCATGTGGAGGAAACGGTCGGGTACGTGGGGATTGTCCGCGCCATCGTGATGCTAGCGATCTCGGAAGCAGAGCATCAACGCCCCATCGCGGCGATCCATCCTTCTGTCCTTTCCTATTCCATTTGGCACGCCGCCCGGTATGGAATGAGTGATCAGTTGATCGATCCGGCGTCCTGCGAAAAGATCCCCGCCGCCGACCTGCTCGCGCGTCTGATGGCAGCTCTTCAACCAGCTCTGCTTGCCACCGGCGAAGCCCGCCCGGTGGAAGCCTTCGTCAACCAATTGCTCGCGACGGGGACTGGCGCGGACCGCCAACGCCGTGGCGGAAATTTGAGCAACGTGGTCGCTCAGGTGGTCGCCGAAACAGTCCCCACGGCCATGGCCACTTGA